Proteins encoded by one window of Salvia splendens isolate huo1 chromosome 5, SspV2, whole genome shotgun sequence:
- the LOC121802346 gene encoding rosmarinate synthase-like, translated as MRTTVKESTMVKPLKETPSGSVWLSNLDLVFSDTYHSRVVYFYRSDRGPGFFDTAALKEALSRALVEFYPYAGRLRRDDNGRIEINCNDEGVSFVEAECDGSIDDLGDFAIPKPHLSLTPTVDYSKGISTFPLLLLKLTRFKCGGASIGLANEHHTSDGISANNLMRTWSEIARGLTTVPTVSLDRRVLSAREPPQPRFRHIEHHPPPSLKTPLDGPAGDPTFSTFKLSRDFINGLKKKCNESSGGANYTMYEVVAGHVWRCVSIARGLPLEQETKLQFPVDARQRLRPPLPPGYFGNGIFYSGAFALVGDLVSKPLRFAVEIVHEAIARMDDEYMRSALDYLELYMRNVEGIVRSQNNVKCPNFGVTSWVRLPVHKAEFGLGKPVFVGPGGALSEGKSFLYPDQENEEILLLAITLHHQHMERFQKLLYDKDSCMMPEI; from the exons ATGAGGACTACAGTGAAGGAATCAACAATGGTAAAACCATTGAAAGAAACACCGAGTGGAAGTGTGTGGCTCTCAAATTTAGACTTAGTTTTCTCCGACACCTACCATAGTCGGGTGGTCTACTTCTACCGCTCCGATCGCGGCCCCGGCTTCTTCGACACCGCGGCGCTCAAGGAAGCTCTGAGCCGGGCCCTTGTTGAGTTCTACCCGTATGCAGGCAGGCTGAGAAGGGACGACAACGGCCGTATTGAGATCAACTGCAACGATGAGGGGGTTTCCTTCGTGGAGGCAGAGTGCGACGGCTCCATCGATGACTTGGGTGATTTTGCCATCCCCAAGCCTCACCTCAGCCTCACCCCCACCGTCGATTACTCGAAAGGAATTTCCACTTTTCCACTTCTTCTGCTCAAG TTAACTCGGTTCAAATGCGGCGGAGCAAGCATAGGTTTGGCCAATGAGCATCACACGTCAGACGGGATTTCCGCAAACAATTTGATGCGCACGTGGTCGGAAATCGCTCGCGGCCTAACCACCGTCCCTACTGTTTCCCTGGACCGGCGCGTCCTCTCGGCGCGCGAGCCCCCGCAGCCCCGGTTCCGCCACATCGAGCACCACCCTCCTCCGTCGCTCAAAACCCCTCTCGACGGCCCCGCCGGTGACCCAACGTTCTCCACTTTCAAGCTCAGCCGCGACTTCATCAACGGCCTCAAGAAAAAATGCAACGAAAGCAGCGGCGGTGCGAATTACACCATGTACGAGGTGGTGGCGGGCCACGTGTGGCGCTGTGTGAGCATTGCCCGCGGCCTGCCGCTGGAGCAGGAGACGAAGCTGCAGTTTCCGGTGGATGCGCGGCAGAGGCTGCGGCCCCCTCTCCCGCCTGGCTATTTCGGCAACGGGATCTTCTATAGTGGCGCATTTGCTTTGGTTGGGGATCTGGTTTCGAAGCCGTTGAGGTTCGCGGTGGAGATAGTGCACGAGGCAATCGCTAGAATGGACGACGAATACATGAGGTCTGCTTTGGATTACCTGGAGTTGTATATGCGGAATGTGGAAGGCATTGTTCGCAGCCAAAACAATGTGAAATGCCCCAATTTCGGGGTAACGAGCTGGGTTAGGCTGCCGGTTCACAAGGCAGAATTCGGGTTGGGGAAGCCTGTTTTTGTGGGTCCCGGTGGAGCTCTCTCGGAAGGAAAGAGTTTTCTGTATCCTGATCAGGAGAATGAAGAGATCTTGTTGCTTGCAATCACGCTGCACCACCAACATATGGAACGATTTCAAAAGTTGCTATACGACAAAGATTCATGCATGATGCCGGAAATTTAA